The Streptomyces sp. NBC_01244 genome contains a region encoding:
- a CDS encoding WhiB family transcriptional regulator, whose product MDWRHNAVCREEDPELFFPIGNTGPALLQIEEAKAVCRRCPVMEQCLQWALESGQDSGVWGGLSEDERRAMKRRAARNRARNATA is encoded by the coding sequence ATGGACTGGCGTCACAACGCCGTTTGCCGCGAGGAAGACCCGGAACTCTTCTTCCCCATCGGCAACACCGGTCCTGCGCTGCTGCAGATCGAGGAAGCCAAGGCCGTCTGCCGCCGTTGCCCCGTCATGGAGCAGTGCCTGCAGTGGGCGCTCGAGTCCGGTCAGGACTCCGGTGTCTGGGGCGGTCTCAGCGAGGACGAGCGCCGCGCGATGAAGCGCCGCGCCGCTCGCAATCGGGCGCGCAACGCAACCGCCTGA
- a CDS encoding diacylglycerol/lipid kinase family protein — MRALLVANPAATTTSARTRDVLTHALASEMKLEAVTTEYRGHARDLGRRAAETGVDLVVALGGDGTVNEVVNGLLHEGPDPDRLPGLAVVPGGSTNVFARALGLPNDAVEATGALLDALRERRERTVGLGLAAGTPGTEDESVPARWFTFCAGFGFDAGVVGRVEQQRERGKRSTHALYVRQLMRQFWEEPNRRHGTVTLERPGADPVTDLVLSIVCNTSPWTYLGNRPLYASPEASFDTALDVLALDRLSTPAVARYATQLLTSTPERGPHGKHAVSLHDLTDFTLHSKAPLPFQMDGDHLGLRTSVRFTGVRRALRVIV; from the coding sequence ATGCGTGCACTCCTCGTGGCCAACCCAGCAGCGACGACGACCAGTGCGCGCACGCGCGACGTCCTGACCCACGCGCTCGCCAGCGAGATGAAGCTGGAGGCGGTCACCACCGAGTACCGCGGCCACGCCCGGGACCTGGGCCGCAGGGCGGCCGAGACCGGCGTGGACCTGGTGGTGGCCCTGGGCGGCGACGGCACCGTCAACGAAGTGGTCAACGGACTGCTGCACGAGGGACCCGATCCGGACCGGCTGCCCGGGCTCGCGGTGGTCCCCGGCGGCTCCACCAATGTCTTCGCCCGCGCGCTCGGCCTGCCCAACGACGCGGTCGAGGCGACCGGCGCCCTGCTGGACGCCCTGCGGGAGCGGCGCGAGCGGACGGTCGGCCTGGGGCTCGCGGCCGGCACCCCGGGCACGGAGGACGAGTCCGTTCCGGCGCGCTGGTTCACCTTCTGCGCGGGCTTCGGCTTCGACGCGGGCGTGGTGGGCCGCGTCGAACAGCAGCGGGAACGGGGCAAGCGTTCGACCCATGCCCTGTACGTGCGACAGCTGATGCGCCAGTTCTGGGAAGAGCCCAACCGCCGGCACGGCACGGTGACGCTGGAGCGGCCCGGCGCGGATCCGGTGACGGATCTGGTGCTGTCGATAGTGTGCAACACGTCACCCTGGACATACCTGGGCAACCGGCCGCTTTACGCCTCACCGGAGGCGTCCTTCGACACCGCGCTTGACGTCCTGGCACTGGACCGTTTGTCAACTCCGGCGGTCGCCCGCTACGCGACACAGCTCCTGACCTCGACTCCTGAGCGCGGTCCGCACGGCAAGCATGCGGTGTCTCTGCATGATCTGACCGACTTCACCTTGCATTCGAAGGCGCCGCTTCCGTTCCAGATGGACGGAGACCACCTCGGTCTGCGCACCAGCGTTCGGTTCACAGGCGTACGCCGTGCACTGCGTGTGATTGTGTGA
- a CDS encoding RNA polymerase sigma factor SigF gives MSGGEVPVRGGDRPRVGHEVDGGIPEQQHARPHPADTDAENGFLDSAERRAGPVSENQHDQTLPVQPPGAAATAPPAAPAADAPPEADTTEALRAPVFTAPAPLPDPRDRSGARALFIELRELPDGSPEKAELRNRLVRMHLPLVEHLARRFRNRGEPLDDLTQVATIGLIKSVDRFDPDRGVEFSTYATPTVVGEIKRHFRDKGWAVRVPRRLQELRLSLTTATAELSQQHGRSPTVHELAERLGISEEEVLEGLESANAYSTLSLDVPDTDDESPAVADTLGSEDEALEGVEYRESLKPLLEGLPPREKRILLLRFFGNMTQSQIAQEVGISQMHVSRLLARTLAQLREKLLVEE, from the coding sequence GTGAGCGGCGGGGAGGTCCCGGTGCGGGGCGGGGATCGGCCCCGGGTAGGACACGAGGTCGACGGCGGCATTCCGGAGCAGCAGCACGCCCGGCCGCACCCGGCTGACACGGATGCGGAAAACGGCTTTTTGGACTCGGCGGAGCGACGGGCGGGCCCTGTGAGCGAGAACCAGCACGACCAAACACTGCCGGTCCAGCCACCGGGGGCCGCTGCCACGGCCCCGCCGGCGGCCCCGGCCGCGGACGCACCACCGGAGGCGGACACCACCGAGGCCCTTCGGGCCCCGGTGTTCACGGCCCCGGCACCCCTGCCGGATCCGCGTGACCGCAGCGGCGCGCGGGCCCTGTTCATCGAGCTCCGGGAGCTGCCCGACGGCTCGCCGGAGAAGGCCGAGCTGCGCAACCGGCTCGTACGGATGCACCTGCCGCTGGTCGAGCACCTGGCCCGGCGCTTCCGCAACCGCGGCGAGCCGCTGGACGACCTGACCCAGGTCGCCACCATCGGTCTGATCAAGTCGGTGGACCGCTTCGACCCGGACCGCGGGGTCGAGTTCTCCACGTACGCCACGCCCACGGTGGTCGGCGAGATCAAGCGCCACTTCCGCGACAAGGGCTGGGCGGTACGGGTCCCCAGGCGCCTGCAGGAGCTGCGGCTCTCGCTGACCACGGCGACCGCGGAACTGTCCCAGCAGCACGGCCGCTCCCCCACGGTGCACGAACTGGCCGAACGGCTGGGGATCTCCGAGGAGGAGGTGCTGGAGGGGCTGGAATCGGCCAACGCCTACAGCACGCTCTCGCTGGACGTCCCGGACACCGACGACGAGTCGCCGGCGGTCGCGGACACCCTGGGCTCGGAGGACGAGGCCCTGGAGGGCGTCGAGTACCGCGAGTCGCTCAAGCCGCTGCTCGAAGGACTGCCGCCGAGGGAGAAGCGGATCCTGCTGCTGCGGTTCTTCGGCAACATGACCCAGTCGCAGATCGCCCAGGAGGTCGGCATCTCCCAGATGCACGTCTCCCGGCTGCTGGCCCGCACCCTGGCCCAGCTCCGCGAGAAGCTCCTGGTCGAGGAGTAG
- a CDS encoding anti-sigma regulatory factor, whose protein sequence is MSQIAGEPGTQDFVEVRLPAAGAYLSVLRTATAGLAARLDFTLDEIEDLRIAVDEACAILLQQAVPGSVLSCVFRLVDDSLEVTVSAPTTDGRAPERDTFAWTVLSALAGKVEATVEENKTVSISLYKQRGAGPGPA, encoded by the coding sequence GTGTCCCAGATCGCAGGCGAGCCCGGGACCCAGGACTTCGTGGAAGTCCGGCTGCCCGCTGCGGGTGCCTACCTGTCTGTGCTGCGGACGGCCACGGCCGGCCTCGCGGCACGTTTGGACTTCACCCTCGACGAGATCGAGGACCTCCGCATCGCGGTGGACGAGGCCTGCGCGATCCTGCTCCAGCAGGCCGTGCCCGGCTCCGTCCTCAGCTGCGTCTTCCGGTTGGTCGACGATTCGCTGGAGGTGACCGTCTCCGCCCCGACCACCGACGGCCGGGCGCCGGAGCGCGACACGTTCGCGTGGACGGTCCTCTCGGCGCTCGCCGGGAAGGTCGAGGCCACGGTCGAGGAGAACAAGACGGTGAGCATCAGCCTCTACAAACAGCGCGGCGCGGGACCAGGCCCGGCGTGA
- a CDS encoding UBP-type zinc finger domain-containing protein: MSECTHVPELPRPEPVPLAQTCPECLALGSHPVQLRLCLGCGHVGCCDSSPHRHATAHHRETGHPVMRSFEPGETWRWCFVDGSIV, from the coding sequence ATGAGCGAGTGCACCCACGTTCCCGAACTGCCGCGCCCCGAGCCGGTCCCGCTTGCCCAGACCTGCCCCGAATGTCTTGCGCTCGGCAGCCATCCCGTGCAGCTCCGCTTGTGCCTGGGGTGCGGGCACGTCGGCTGCTGCGATTCCTCGCCCCACCGGCACGCCACGGCGCACCACCGGGAGACCGGACATCCGGTGATGCGCAGCTTCGAACCGGGTGAGACCTGGCGATGGTGCTTTGTCGACGGTTCGATCGTCTGA
- a CDS encoding Na+/H+ antiporter has protein sequence MEVLPLVALVAGCAVVAGLARRTPVPAPLLLVAAGLAAAYVPGVPEYGLDPHIVLPLLLPPLLYTAAVDSSYLDLRANLRPVALLSVGYVLFATVAVGYAAYLLVPGLSLPVALVLGAVIAPPDAVAATAIARKLGLPNRITTILQGESLVNDATAITAFKVALAAAVGASAGWMDGIQEFLLASVGGVAVGLLLMVPIHVLRKKMREPLLQNTLSLLIPFVAYAAAERVHASGVLAVVVVALYLGHRNWQVDFATRLQEEAVWKMVAFILESVVFALIGLQLPVVLKGLGEYEGAAAASYAVVVFLVVVAARFAWVFPATFLPRLSQRVRAREPETTWKAPVVVGWAGMRGVVSLAIAFSVPVGVPHRNLILFLTFTTVIGTLVVQGLTLPPLIRLLKLPPKDTHAETLAEAQAQSEASRAAEDRLTELLASPSNALPPPLADRLRTVLERRRNAVWERLGEVNAVTGESADDVYRRLAGEMIAAEREVFVSLRDARRIDDEMLRALLRRLDLEEAAAYREEAG, from the coding sequence ATGGAGGTATTGCCGCTGGTGGCGCTGGTCGCCGGCTGTGCGGTCGTCGCGGGCCTGGCCCGTCGCACCCCGGTGCCCGCACCCCTGCTGCTGGTCGCCGCCGGACTGGCCGCGGCCTACGTTCCGGGGGTGCCCGAGTACGGCCTGGACCCGCACATCGTGCTGCCCCTGCTGCTCCCGCCGCTGCTCTACACGGCCGCGGTGGACAGCTCGTACCTGGACCTGCGGGCGAACCTGCGGCCCGTGGCGCTGCTCTCGGTGGGGTACGTGCTCTTCGCGACCGTCGCCGTCGGGTACGCGGCGTACCTGCTGGTGCCGGGGCTCTCGCTGCCGGTGGCGCTGGTGCTGGGGGCGGTCATCGCCCCGCCCGACGCGGTCGCGGCGACGGCCATCGCCCGCAAGCTCGGGCTGCCGAACCGGATCACGACCATCCTCCAGGGTGAGTCCCTGGTCAACGACGCCACCGCGATCACCGCGTTCAAGGTCGCGCTGGCGGCGGCGGTCGGGGCGAGCGCCGGCTGGATGGACGGGATCCAGGAGTTCCTGCTGGCCTCGGTGGGCGGGGTCGCGGTCGGCCTGCTGCTGATGGTCCCGATCCACGTCCTGCGCAAGAAGATGCGCGAACCGCTCCTGCAGAACACCCTGTCGCTGCTGATCCCCTTCGTGGCCTACGCGGCAGCCGAGCGGGTGCACGCGTCGGGGGTGCTGGCGGTCGTGGTGGTCGCGCTGTACCTCGGGCACCGCAACTGGCAGGTCGACTTCGCGACCCGGCTCCAGGAGGAGGCGGTCTGGAAGATGGTCGCCTTCATCCTCGAATCGGTGGTCTTCGCGCTGATCGGGCTCCAGCTGCCGGTGGTGCTGAAGGGGCTGGGAGAGTACGAGGGCGCGGCCGCGGCCAGCTACGCGGTGGTCGTGTTCCTCGTCGTGGTGGCGGCCCGCTTCGCGTGGGTCTTCCCGGCGACGTTCCTGCCGAGGCTCTCGCAGCGGGTCCGGGCGCGCGAGCCGGAGACGACGTGGAAGGCCCCGGTCGTCGTGGGGTGGGCCGGCATGCGGGGCGTGGTCTCGCTGGCGATCGCCTTCTCCGTGCCGGTCGGCGTCCCGCACCGGAACCTGATCCTCTTCCTGACCTTCACCACCGTGATCGGCACGCTGGTGGTCCAGGGCCTGACCCTGCCGCCGCTGATCCGGCTGCTGAAGCTGCCGCCCAAGGACACCCACGCCGAGACCCTGGCGGAGGCCCAGGCCCAGAGCGAGGCCTCGCGGGCGGCGGAGGACCGCCTGACGGAACTCCTCGCCTCCCCCTCGAACGCCCTCCCGCCCCCGCTGGCGGACCGGCTGCGCACGGTGCTGGAGCGGCGGCGCAACGCCGTGTGGGAGCGGCTGGGGGAGGTCAACGCGGTGACGGGGGAGTCCGCCGACGACGTCTACCGCCGCCTGGCGGGGGAGATGATCGCGGCGGAACGCGAGGTCTTCGTCTCCCTGCGCGACGCCCGCCGCATCGACGACGAAATGCTCCGGGCCCTGCTGCGCCGCCTGGACCTGGAGGAGGCGGCGGCGTACCGGGAGGAAGCGGGCTGA
- a CDS encoding 1-aminocyclopropane-1-carboxylate deaminase/D-cysteine desulfhydrase, giving the protein MVLRPRPASPLREVRDERFAAHGVRLLLKRDDLVHPELPGNKWRKLAPNLRAAVAGGYPELVTFGGAYSNHLRATAAAGRLLGLATVGIVRGDELAGRPLNDSLARCAADGMRLHFVTRAAYRDKAGLPAPAGAQGAYVIPEGGSNALALHGCAELGRELSGACDVAAVACGTGGTLAGLAAGLGAGQRALGVPVVGGGFLEAEIRSLQTAAFGGPAGDWSLAEGYAHGGYARVPAELERFAADFESRHGLPVERIYVAKLLWALLALTREGAFPRGTTLAAVVTGRP; this is encoded by the coding sequence CTGGTCCTGCGGCCCCGGCCGGCCTCGCCGTTGCGGGAGGTCCGCGACGAGCGGTTCGCCGCCCACGGGGTGCGGCTGCTGCTCAAGCGGGACGATCTGGTGCATCCGGAGCTGCCCGGCAACAAGTGGCGCAAGCTCGCGCCGAACCTGCGGGCCGCCGTCGCGGGCGGTTACCCGGAGCTCGTGACCTTCGGCGGGGCCTACTCCAACCACCTCCGGGCCACCGCCGCGGCCGGCCGGCTGCTGGGGCTGGCGACCGTGGGGATCGTACGGGGGGACGAGCTCGCGGGGCGGCCGCTGAACGACTCGCTGGCCCGGTGCGCGGCGGACGGCATGCGGCTGCACTTCGTCACCCGGGCGGCCTACCGGGACAAGGCCGGGCTGCCCGCGCCGGCGGGCGCGCAGGGGGCCTACGTGATCCCCGAGGGCGGCAGCAACGCACTCGCGCTGCACGGCTGCGCCGAGCTGGGCCGCGAGCTGAGCGGTGCCTGTGACGTGGCCGCCGTGGCCTGCGGGACCGGGGGCACCCTGGCCGGACTGGCGGCGGGGCTCGGCGCGGGGCAGCGGGCGCTGGGGGTCCCGGTGGTCGGGGGCGGCTTCCTGGAGGCGGAGATACGTTCCCTCCAGACGGCCGCGTTCGGCGGTCCCGCGGGCGACTGGTCGCTGGCCGAGGGCTACGCCCACGGCGGGTACGCCCGCGTCCCCGCCGAGCTGGAGCGGTTCGCGGCGGACTTCGAGTCCCGCCACGGCCTGCCGGTGGAGCGGATCTACGTGGCGAAGCTCCTCTGGGCCCTGCTCGCCCTGACCCGCGAGGGCGCCTTCCCCCGGGGCACCACCCTGGCGGCGGTCGTCACGGGCCGCCCGTAG
- a CDS encoding N-acetylmuramoyl-L-alanine amidase — protein sequence MSAPLSADRFLSALRAEGLTVVEVGDWRTHNRNHKGPWGPVHGVMLHHTVTHGTAYTVRLCHDGHPDLPGPLCHGVITKDGRVHLVGHGRANHAGAGDSDVLAAVIAEKRLPPDQHANTDGNRHFYGFECENLGDGEDPWPAPQLDAMARASAALCRAHGWSARSVVGHLEWRPGKIDPKGFTMASMRDRITERLK from the coding sequence ATGTCCGCACCCCTGTCCGCGGACCGGTTCCTGAGCGCCCTGCGGGCCGAGGGTCTGACGGTCGTCGAAGTCGGCGACTGGCGCACCCACAACCGCAACCACAAGGGCCCCTGGGGCCCGGTGCACGGAGTGATGCTCCACCACACCGTCACGCACGGGACCGCGTACACCGTCCGGCTCTGCCACGACGGCCACCCGGACCTCCCCGGCCCGCTCTGCCACGGCGTGATCACCAAGGACGGCCGGGTGCACCTGGTCGGCCACGGCCGCGCCAACCACGCGGGCGCGGGCGACTCCGACGTCCTGGCGGCGGTGATCGCCGAGAAGCGCCTCCCGCCCGACCAGCACGCGAACACCGACGGCAACCGCCACTTCTACGGCTTCGAGTGCGAGAACCTCGGCGACGGCGAGGACCCCTGGCCGGCCCCGCAACTCGACGCCATGGCCCGCGCGTCGGCCGCCCTGTGCCGTGCCCACGGCTGGTCCGCCCGCTCGGTCGTCGGCCACCTCGAATGGCGCCCGGGCAAGATCGACCCGAAGGGCTTCACGATGGCCTCGATGCGCGACCGCATCACGGAACGCCTCAAGTAG
- a CDS encoding globin domain-containing protein: MLSEKSTATVRATLPAVGAAIGDITELFYGKLFAAHPELIRDLFNRGNQNAGLQKQALAGSIAAFATHLVAHPDTRPDVMLGRIAHKHASLGVTREQYPVVHKHLFEAIVEILGEAVTPEVAEAWDEVYWLMANALITIEERLYAEQQVLAGDVWRTWTVAARVEETADCTTFHLTPADGSPAPGFKPGQYVSVQVELPDGARQIRQYSLSSAPGSPVRSITVKRVHGPAATGPDGEVSHHLHTEVAAGDTLRVSAPYGDLALQDSDAPVILASAGIGCTPMLSMLEHLADTAHTAPVTVLHADRSPADHALRADHRALAHKLPDASAHFWYEADAEPGDHEGLLDLTAVPVAPGTKAYLCGPLPFMRAAREQLIAKGVAPAHIHYEVFGPDLWLASA; the protein is encoded by the coding sequence ATGCTTTCCGAGAAGTCGACCGCGACCGTACGAGCCACCCTGCCCGCCGTCGGCGCGGCCATCGGCGACATCACGGAGCTCTTCTACGGGAAGCTCTTCGCGGCCCACCCCGAACTGATCCGCGACCTCTTCAACCGCGGCAACCAGAACGCCGGTCTCCAGAAGCAGGCCCTCGCCGGCTCCATAGCCGCCTTCGCGACCCACCTCGTCGCCCACCCCGACACCCGGCCCGACGTGATGCTGGGCCGCATCGCCCACAAGCACGCCTCCCTCGGCGTCACCCGCGAGCAGTACCCCGTCGTCCACAAGCACCTCTTCGAAGCGATCGTGGAGATCCTCGGCGAGGCCGTCACCCCCGAGGTGGCCGAGGCCTGGGACGAGGTCTACTGGCTCATGGCCAACGCCCTCATCACCATCGAGGAACGCCTCTACGCCGAGCAGCAGGTCCTCGCCGGAGACGTCTGGCGCACCTGGACGGTCGCCGCCCGCGTCGAGGAGACCGCGGACTGCACCACCTTCCACCTGACCCCGGCCGACGGTTCCCCCGCACCCGGCTTCAAGCCCGGACAGTACGTCTCCGTCCAGGTCGAACTCCCCGACGGCGCCCGCCAGATCCGCCAGTACAGCCTCTCCAGCGCCCCCGGCTCCCCCGTCCGCTCGATCACCGTCAAGCGCGTCCACGGCCCGGCCGCCACCGGCCCCGACGGCGAGGTCTCCCACCACCTGCACACCGAGGTCGCCGCCGGCGACACCCTGCGCGTCTCGGCCCCCTACGGCGACCTCGCCCTCCAGGACTCCGACGCGCCCGTGATCCTGGCCTCGGCCGGCATCGGCTGCACCCCGATGCTCTCCATGCTGGAACACCTCGCCGACACCGCCCACACGGCCCCGGTCACCGTCCTGCACGCCGACCGCTCCCCCGCCGACCACGCCCTGCGCGCCGACCACCGCGCCCTGGCCCACAAGCTCCCCGACGCCTCCGCGCACTTCTGGTACGAAGCCGACGCCGAGCCCGGCGACCACGAGGGCCTGCTCGACCTCACCGCCGTCCCGGTCGCCCCGGGCACGAAGGCCTACCTCTGCGGCCCCCTCCCCTTCATGCGGGCGGCCCGCGAGCAGCTCATCGCCAAGGGCGTGGCCCCCGCGCACATCCACTACGAGGTCTTCGGCCCCGACCTGTGGCTCGCCTCCGCGTGA
- a CDS encoding RrF2 family transcriptional regulator, producing the protein MRLTRFTDLALRVLMRLAVAEADLPTTRDVAATMEVPYTHTAKVVAKLQHLGLVEARRGRGGGLTLTAAGRAASVGGVVRELEGAGDVVDCDGTVPCPLRGACVLRGALRRAQEAFFASLDPLTVNDLVAAPTGPLLLGISGGSPGAGRP; encoded by the coding sequence ATGCGGCTGACCCGATTCACCGACCTCGCCCTGCGCGTCCTGATGCGCCTGGCCGTCGCGGAGGCGGACCTCCCGACCACGCGCGACGTGGCGGCGACCATGGAGGTCCCGTACACCCACACCGCGAAAGTGGTCGCCAAGCTGCAGCATCTCGGCCTGGTCGAAGCCCGCCGCGGACGCGGCGGCGGCCTCACCCTGACCGCCGCCGGGCGCGCCGCCTCGGTGGGCGGGGTGGTCCGCGAGCTGGAGGGCGCCGGCGACGTCGTCGACTGCGACGGCACCGTCCCGTGCCCGCTGCGCGGTGCCTGCGTACTGCGCGGGGCGTTGCGCCGGGCCCAGGAGGCCTTCTTCGCCTCCCTGGACCCGCTGACGGTGAACGACCTGGTCGCGGCCCCGACCGGTCCCCTCCTGCTGGGCATTTCGGGCGGATCGCCAGGGGCCGGAAGACCCTGA
- a CDS encoding family 2B encapsulin nanocompartment shell protein translates to MSVQAGSESEAQAPQRSLGTSAARNLATTTKSAPQMQEITSRWLLKMLPWVSVQGGTYRVNRRLSYSVGNGIVEFIKTGTQVQVIPAELGELPVLRDYDDPDALAELAARCHQIDFEPGQELTSFGSPADKVFLLAHGRIDQIGPGPYGDDAVLQTVADGAFFGEDSLVDEEAIWEYTARAATAGTALVLSRQDFQILADRVDSLRAHVDSVRSLPEQRTNKYGEAAIDLSAGHQGEAVLPGTFVDYEARPREYELSIAQTVLRVHTRVADLYNQPMNQTEQQLRLTVEALRERQEHEMLNNRDFGLLHNADYDQRIQSHDGAPSPDDMDQLLSMRRGSKFFLAHPKAIAAFGRECNKRGLYPESVEIGGHRVPAWRGVPMFPSNKIPISDARTTSILCMRTGEDESGVIGLHQPGIPDEIEPSTSVRFMGISEQAIISYLVTTYFSAAVLVPDALGVLENVEIARWS, encoded by the coding sequence ATGTCGGTCCAGGCAGGTTCCGAATCCGAGGCCCAGGCACCGCAGCGCAGTCTGGGAACATCGGCCGCGCGGAACTTGGCAACCACGACCAAGTCCGCGCCCCAGATGCAGGAGATCACCTCGCGGTGGCTCCTGAAGATGCTCCCCTGGGTGTCCGTCCAGGGCGGCACGTACCGGGTCAACCGGCGGCTGAGCTACTCGGTCGGCAACGGCATCGTGGAGTTCATCAAGACCGGCACGCAGGTGCAGGTGATTCCGGCGGAGCTGGGGGAGCTCCCCGTGCTGCGCGACTACGACGACCCTGACGCGCTTGCCGAACTCGCCGCGCGCTGCCACCAGATCGACTTCGAACCGGGCCAGGAGCTCACCTCCTTCGGCAGCCCCGCCGACAAGGTGTTCCTGCTCGCCCACGGGCGCATCGACCAGATCGGCCCCGGCCCCTACGGTGACGACGCCGTCCTGCAGACCGTCGCCGACGGGGCCTTCTTCGGTGAGGACTCCCTCGTCGACGAGGAGGCCATCTGGGAGTACACCGCCCGCGCCGCCACCGCCGGCACCGCGCTCGTCCTCTCCCGCCAGGACTTCCAGATCCTCGCCGACCGGGTCGACTCGCTGCGGGCGCACGTGGACTCCGTACGGTCCCTGCCGGAGCAGCGCACCAACAAGTACGGCGAGGCCGCGATCGACCTTTCCGCCGGCCACCAGGGCGAGGCCGTGCTGCCGGGCACCTTCGTGGACTACGAGGCCCGGCCGCGCGAGTACGAACTCTCCATTGCCCAAACGGTTCTGCGCGTGCACACCCGCGTCGCCGACCTCTACAACCAGCCGATGAACCAGACCGAGCAGCAGCTGCGGCTCACGGTCGAGGCGCTGCGCGAGCGCCAGGAGCACGAGATGCTCAACAACCGCGACTTCGGCCTCCTGCACAATGCCGACTACGACCAGCGCATCCAGTCCCACGACGGCGCGCCCAGCCCCGACGACATGGACCAGCTGCTCAGCATGCGGCGCGGCTCCAAGTTCTTCCTGGCCCACCCCAAGGCCATCGCCGCCTTCGGGCGCGAGTGCAACAAGCGCGGGCTGTACCCGGAGTCGGTGGAGATCGGCGGGCACCGGGTGCCGGCCTGGCGCGGGGTCCCGATGTTCCCGTCCAACAAGATCCCGATCAGCGACGCCCGTACGACCTCCATCCTCTGCATGCGCACCGGCGAGGACGAGTCGGGCGTGATCGGCCTGCACCAACCCGGGATCCCGGACGAGATCGAGCCGAGCACCTCGGTGCGGTTCATGGGGATCAGCGAGCAGGCGATCATCTCGTACCTGGTCACCACCTACTTCTCCGCGGCGGTACTGGTACCGGACGCGCTCGGTGTCCTGGAGAACGTCGAGATCGCCCGCTGGAGCTGA
- a CDS encoding family 2 encapsulin nanocompartment cargo protein polyprenyl transferase, with translation MSTTEAITTSEGQEAAVLLERTRETVNPELRRTVESLPGSMRRVAMYHFGWEHEDGTPAAGSAGKAIRPALVLAAAQAVRGDAGAGEAGEAVRPAVAVELAHNFTLLHDDVIDKDVRRRGRPTAWTVFGTSDAIITGDAMMALALRLLAEDPHPASAAASARLAACIVELCAGQQADCAFEQRRSVSLDECLTMATAKTGALLGCSCALGALYAGAGPDEVDAMDAFGREAGLAFQLIDDLIGIWGDPGHTGKPAGADLLARKKSLPVVAALTSGTTAGEELAALYAGPMTGDDVGRAAAAVERAGGRDWAQAHAADRMGRAVQQLSRAVPDLGAAGGLLALAEFVTRRTK, from the coding sequence ATGTCGACCACTGAGGCGATCACCACCAGCGAGGGGCAGGAAGCCGCCGTCCTGCTGGAGCGGACGAGAGAAACGGTCAACCCGGAACTGCGCCGGACCGTGGAGAGCCTGCCCGGTTCGATGCGGCGGGTCGCGATGTACCACTTCGGCTGGGAGCACGAGGACGGCACCCCGGCGGCGGGCAGCGCCGGCAAGGCCATCCGGCCCGCCCTGGTGCTGGCCGCCGCGCAGGCCGTGCGCGGCGACGCGGGGGCCGGGGAGGCCGGGGAGGCCGTACGGCCGGCCGTGGCCGTGGAGCTGGCGCACAATTTCACGCTGCTGCACGACGACGTCATCGACAAGGACGTGCGCAGGCGCGGCAGGCCGACGGCCTGGACGGTCTTCGGCACCTCGGACGCGATCATCACGGGCGATGCCATGATGGCGCTCGCGCTGCGGCTGCTCGCCGAGGACCCGCATCCGGCCTCGGCGGCCGCCTCGGCGAGGCTCGCCGCCTGCATCGTCGAGCTGTGCGCGGGCCAGCAGGCGGACTGCGCCTTCGAGCAGCGCCGCAGCGTCTCCCTCGACGAGTGCCTGACCATGGCCACGGCCAAGACCGGCGCCCTGCTGGGCTGCTCGTGCGCGCTCGGCGCGCTGTACGCGGGGGCCGGCCCGGACGAGGTCGACGCCATGGACGCCTTCGGCCGGGAGGCCGGGCTGGCGTTCCAGCTCATCGACGACCTGATCGGCATCTGGGGGGACCCCGGCCACACCGGAAAGCCCGCCGGAGCCGATCTGCTGGCCCGCAAGAAGTCCCTCCCGGTCGTGGCCGCCCTCACCTCGGGCACCACGGCGGGGGAGGAGCTGGCCGCGCTGTACGCGGGCCCCATGACCGGGGACGACGTGGGCAGGGCGGCCGCGGCGGTGGAGCGGGCCGGGGGGCGGGACTGGGCGCAGGCCCACGCGGCCGACCGGATGGGGCGGGCGGTGCAGCAGCTGTCGCGGGCCGTGCCGGACCTCGGGGCGGCGGGCGGACTGCTGGCGCTGGCGGAGTTCGTGACGCGGCGTACGAAGTGA